Proteins encoded together in one Carya illinoinensis cultivar Pawnee chromosome 3, C.illinoinensisPawnee_v1, whole genome shotgun sequence window:
- the LOC122302785 gene encoding uncharacterized protein LOC122302785 isoform X2, which translates to MVVVQASKLKLPNPPLSSFPPPITSLLFEPHSLSLALMHSDSSISLYPSLSPLSLSSLPPPQTIIPPPSSSSAFILLQSQNPKHNPSPNPTNTRTLFVASGPQRGGSQVLLRFYVLLRKSKSFARAQVVCNQKGLRFDDKLGVLVDVNHGVSVRLAGSVNFFAIYSVSSSRILVFAVRTVGEDDGVVVKLMRSAVIECSKPVFSISISCGSLILGEENGVRVFNLRPLVKGRVRNYSSADMNLTNGKLLNEKSEGRGLHLPNGEIGDDNTKYRGAQSGGEGASRITRNGYLDGRSDKQNESVKQSSIRLRQDSSEGGACFVPFTTDEVGSSSSTRMLIMLVKAISIQALSPKKFVILDSAGDLHLLHLSNSAIGSDTFHMQQLPHIMKVQKLAILPDVSIRTQTVWISDGYYSVHVMAASDMDTAVNENERKESEEKLMQISVSQAIFTSEKVEDVIPLASNAVLILGQGNLYAYAIS; encoded by the exons ATGGTTGTTGTCCAAGCTTCCAAGCTGAAGCTCCCCAACCCTCCCCTCTCCTCCTTCCCGCCTCCCATAACCTCTCTCCTCTTCGaaccccactctctctctctagccctCATGCACTCCGACTCTTCTATCTCTCTTTACCCTTCTCTCTCCCCTCTTTCTTtatcctccctccctccccctcaAACCATCATTCCTCCTCCTTCTTCCTCATCCGCCTTCATTCTACTCCAAAGTCAAAACCCTAAGCATAATCCTAGCCCTAATCCTACGAACACGCGCACTCTTTTTGTTGCATCGGGTCCGCAAAGAGGTGGGTCCCAGGTTCTCCTCCGGTTCTATGTTCTACTGCGGAAGAGCAAGTCGTTCGCCAGAGCTCAGGTCGTTTGCAATCAGAAAGGTCTTCGGTTCGATGATAAATTGGGGGTTTTGGTCGATGTGAATCACGGGGTTTCAGTTCGGCTAGCTGGGTCGGTCAATTTCTTCGCTATATACTCTGTTTCGAGCTCGAGAATTTTGGTTTTCGCTGTAAGAACTGTAGGTGAGGATGATGGGGTGGTTGTGAAATTGATGAGGAGCGCTGTGATTGAGTGCTCCAAGCCCGTCTTCTCGATTAGCATCTCGTGCGGGTCCTTGATTTTGGGGGAGGAAAACGGGGTTAGGGTTTTCAATCTGAGGCCCCTCGTAAAAGGGCGGGTTAGGAATTATTCGAGTGCGGATATGAATTTGACAAATGggaaattattgaatgagaaatcgGAAGGTCGAGGATTGCATTTACCGAATGGCGAAATTGGGGATGATAATACGAAGTACAGGGGTGCCCAAAGTGGTGGTGAAGGAGCTTCAAGGATTACTAGGAATGGCTATTTGGACGGGAGGAGTGATAAGCAAAACGAATCTG TGAAACAGAGTTCCATTAGATTGAGACAAGACTCTAGTGAAGGAGGTGCATGTTTTGTGCCATTCACAACTGATGAGGTTGGATCCTCATCATCCACTAGAATGCTAATTATGTTGGTAAAGGCAATCTCCATCCAGGCGTTGTCtccaaaaaaatttgtaatcttGGACTCAGCCGGAGATTTACACCTATTGCATCTATCCAATTCTGCCATTGGATCTGATACTTTTCACATGCAGCAATTGCCCCACATCATGAAAGTGCAAAAGCTGGCTATTCTTCCTGATGTTTCTATAA GGACTCAAACTGTTTGGATATCTGATGGATATTATTCTGTGCATGTGATGGCGGCATCTGACATGGACACTGCTGTGAAcgagaatgaaagaaaggaaagtgAAGAAAAGTTAATGCAAATCTCAG TTAGTCAGGCAATTTTCACCAGTGAAAAGGTAGAAGATGTTATTCCTTTGGCTTCAAATGCTGTTTTGATTCTTGGACAAG GAAACTTGTATGCATATGCAATTTCCTAA
- the LOC122302785 gene encoding uncharacterized protein LOC122302785 isoform X3, whose amino-acid sequence MVVVQASKLKLPNPPLSSFPPPITSLLFEPHSLSLALMHSDSSISLYPSLSPLSLSSLPPPQTIIPPPSSSSAFILLQSQNPKHNPSPNPTNTRTLFVASGPQRGGSQVLLRFYVLLRKSKSFARAQVVCNQKGLRFDDKLGVLVDVNHGVSVRLAGSVNFFAIYSVSSSRILVFAVRTVGEDDGVVVKLMRSAVIECSKPVFSISISCGSLILGEENGVRVFNLRPLVKGRVRNYSSADMNLTNGKLLNEKSEGRGLHLPNGEIGDDNTKYRGAQSGGEGASRITRNGYLDGRSDKQNESVKQSSIRLRQDSSEGGACFVPFTTDEVGSSSSTRMLIMLVKAISIQALSPKKFVILDSAGDLHLLHLSNSAIGSDTFHMQQLPHIMKVQKLAILPDVSIRTQTVWISDGYYSVHVMAASDMDTAVNENERKESEEKLMQISVRQFSPVKR is encoded by the exons ATGGTTGTTGTCCAAGCTTCCAAGCTGAAGCTCCCCAACCCTCCCCTCTCCTCCTTCCCGCCTCCCATAACCTCTCTCCTCTTCGaaccccactctctctctctagccctCATGCACTCCGACTCTTCTATCTCTCTTTACCCTTCTCTCTCCCCTCTTTCTTtatcctccctccctccccctcaAACCATCATTCCTCCTCCTTCTTCCTCATCCGCCTTCATTCTACTCCAAAGTCAAAACCCTAAGCATAATCCTAGCCCTAATCCTACGAACACGCGCACTCTTTTTGTTGCATCGGGTCCGCAAAGAGGTGGGTCCCAGGTTCTCCTCCGGTTCTATGTTCTACTGCGGAAGAGCAAGTCGTTCGCCAGAGCTCAGGTCGTTTGCAATCAGAAAGGTCTTCGGTTCGATGATAAATTGGGGGTTTTGGTCGATGTGAATCACGGGGTTTCAGTTCGGCTAGCTGGGTCGGTCAATTTCTTCGCTATATACTCTGTTTCGAGCTCGAGAATTTTGGTTTTCGCTGTAAGAACTGTAGGTGAGGATGATGGGGTGGTTGTGAAATTGATGAGGAGCGCTGTGATTGAGTGCTCCAAGCCCGTCTTCTCGATTAGCATCTCGTGCGGGTCCTTGATTTTGGGGGAGGAAAACGGGGTTAGGGTTTTCAATCTGAGGCCCCTCGTAAAAGGGCGGGTTAGGAATTATTCGAGTGCGGATATGAATTTGACAAATGggaaattattgaatgagaaatcgGAAGGTCGAGGATTGCATTTACCGAATGGCGAAATTGGGGATGATAATACGAAGTACAGGGGTGCCCAAAGTGGTGGTGAAGGAGCTTCAAGGATTACTAGGAATGGCTATTTGGACGGGAGGAGTGATAAGCAAAACGAATCTG TGAAACAGAGTTCCATTAGATTGAGACAAGACTCTAGTGAAGGAGGTGCATGTTTTGTGCCATTCACAACTGATGAGGTTGGATCCTCATCATCCACTAGAATGCTAATTATGTTGGTAAAGGCAATCTCCATCCAGGCGTTGTCtccaaaaaaatttgtaatcttGGACTCAGCCGGAGATTTACACCTATTGCATCTATCCAATTCTGCCATTGGATCTGATACTTTTCACATGCAGCAATTGCCCCACATCATGAAAGTGCAAAAGCTGGCTATTCTTCCTGATGTTTCTATAA GGACTCAAACTGTTTGGATATCTGATGGATATTATTCTGTGCATGTGATGGCGGCATCTGACATGGACACTGCTGTGAAcgagaatgaaagaaaggaaagtgAAGAAAAGTTAATGCAAATCTCAG TCAGGCAATTTTCACCAGTGAAAAGGTAG
- the LOC122302785 gene encoding uncharacterized protein LOC122302785 isoform X1, whose amino-acid sequence MVVVQASKLKLPNPPLSSFPPPITSLLFEPHSLSLALMHSDSSISLYPSLSPLSLSSLPPPQTIIPPPSSSSAFILLQSQNPKHNPSPNPTNTRTLFVASGPQRGGSQVLLRFYVLLRKSKSFARAQVVCNQKGLRFDDKLGVLVDVNHGVSVRLAGSVNFFAIYSVSSSRILVFAVRTVGEDDGVVVKLMRSAVIECSKPVFSISISCGSLILGEENGVRVFNLRPLVKGRVRNYSSADMNLTNGKLLNEKSEGRGLHLPNGEIGDDNTKYRGAQSGGEGASRITRNGYLDGRSDKQNESVKQSSIRLRQDSSEGGACFVPFTTDEVGSSSSTRMLIMLVKAISIQALSPKKFVILDSAGDLHLLHLSNSAIGSDTFHMQQLPHIMKVQKLAILPDVSIRTQTVWISDGYYSVHVMAASDMDTAVNENERKESEEKLMQISGFHDSIVFWLLRMIYLPFRHLEITCLFVFLGYANALQ is encoded by the exons ATGGTTGTTGTCCAAGCTTCCAAGCTGAAGCTCCCCAACCCTCCCCTCTCCTCCTTCCCGCCTCCCATAACCTCTCTCCTCTTCGaaccccactctctctctctagccctCATGCACTCCGACTCTTCTATCTCTCTTTACCCTTCTCTCTCCCCTCTTTCTTtatcctccctccctccccctcaAACCATCATTCCTCCTCCTTCTTCCTCATCCGCCTTCATTCTACTCCAAAGTCAAAACCCTAAGCATAATCCTAGCCCTAATCCTACGAACACGCGCACTCTTTTTGTTGCATCGGGTCCGCAAAGAGGTGGGTCCCAGGTTCTCCTCCGGTTCTATGTTCTACTGCGGAAGAGCAAGTCGTTCGCCAGAGCTCAGGTCGTTTGCAATCAGAAAGGTCTTCGGTTCGATGATAAATTGGGGGTTTTGGTCGATGTGAATCACGGGGTTTCAGTTCGGCTAGCTGGGTCGGTCAATTTCTTCGCTATATACTCTGTTTCGAGCTCGAGAATTTTGGTTTTCGCTGTAAGAACTGTAGGTGAGGATGATGGGGTGGTTGTGAAATTGATGAGGAGCGCTGTGATTGAGTGCTCCAAGCCCGTCTTCTCGATTAGCATCTCGTGCGGGTCCTTGATTTTGGGGGAGGAAAACGGGGTTAGGGTTTTCAATCTGAGGCCCCTCGTAAAAGGGCGGGTTAGGAATTATTCGAGTGCGGATATGAATTTGACAAATGggaaattattgaatgagaaatcgGAAGGTCGAGGATTGCATTTACCGAATGGCGAAATTGGGGATGATAATACGAAGTACAGGGGTGCCCAAAGTGGTGGTGAAGGAGCTTCAAGGATTACTAGGAATGGCTATTTGGACGGGAGGAGTGATAAGCAAAACGAATCTG TGAAACAGAGTTCCATTAGATTGAGACAAGACTCTAGTGAAGGAGGTGCATGTTTTGTGCCATTCACAACTGATGAGGTTGGATCCTCATCATCCACTAGAATGCTAATTATGTTGGTAAAGGCAATCTCCATCCAGGCGTTGTCtccaaaaaaatttgtaatcttGGACTCAGCCGGAGATTTACACCTATTGCATCTATCCAATTCTGCCATTGGATCTGATACTTTTCACATGCAGCAATTGCCCCACATCATGAAAGTGCAAAAGCTGGCTATTCTTCCTGATGTTTCTATAA GGACTCAAACTGTTTGGATATCTGATGGATATTATTCTGTGCATGTGATGGCGGCATCTGACATGGACACTGCTGTGAAcgagaatgaaagaaaggaaagtgAAGAAAAGTTAATGCAAATCTCAGGTTTTCATGATTCCATAGTTTTCTGGTTACTCAGAATGATATACTTGCCTTTTAGGCATTTAGAAATTACCTGCTTATTTGTTTTCCTAGGGTATGCAAATGCTTTGCAATGA